The genomic interval ATCTTTGACAGGTCAGTAATTTACGTTGTggattactgtatgtgtgtaattCAGTAATAATGGAGAGCATCTTTGTCTTTACAGAGCTGTGGCTGGATATTTGAGAGCCCTCAGTCTTAGTCCCAACCATGCTGTTGTACACGGAAACCTGGCCTGTGTCTACTATGAACAAGGCCTCATTGACCTGGCTATTGACACCTACCGTAGAGCCATTGAGCTTCAACCCCACTTCCCAGATGCGTACTGTAATTTGGCAAATGCCCTGAAAGAGAAAGGCAATGTATGGCACTTTCTCTGAAATTGTTCTACAAAATCAAGAGAAACATTGGCATTATgtaatgaatgactgaattggCTAACATCTTCCCCAGGTGTCTGAGGCAGAAGAGTGCTACAACACAGCTTTGCGTTTGTGCCCAACCCATGCAGACTCCCTTAACAACTTGGCTAATATCAAGCGTGAGCAAGGCAACATTGAGGAGGCTGTTCAGCTGTACAGGAAAGCCCTAGAGGTATTAGAACTTAATGATTGATGAGATTtgaatatataatttaacagtTCAACAGGGTCTTCACAATGTTTGCAAATGACATGTGTTTTGTAGGTGTTCCCAGAGTTTGCTGCTGCTCACTCCAACCTTGCCAGTGttttgcagcagcaggggaaacTTCAAGAAGCCCTCATGCACTATAAGGAAGCTATCAGGTTTGTAATTTTGCTCTGTTTGGTATGTAGGTGTATTCTAACAGGCAAGTAATTTACTGGACATAACTTTTCACGAATGACAAAGTTCCCATAAGATGCTAACACTGACTCTTTGATTTTAGAATCAGCCCCACATTTGCAGATGCCTACTCAAACATGGGCAACACGCTTAAAGAAATGCAAGATGTGCAAGGAGCGCTCCAGTGCTACACACGTGCCATCCAGATCAACCCTGCTTTTGCTGATGCTCACAGCAACTTGGCTTCAATACACAAAGTAGGCCTTTCTTTGATCATGGAATATCAtaacatttgcatgttcttaCATGTAGATGTAGTGGTTTTAACTGTAAGACTGCCCTTCTAGATTTTATGAATGTTGTTGCTCAAAACGAACTTGGCAAAAGTCCGGTACTACATTGCGAATGTTGAAAGTACTGCAGCTGTACTACGCTGTAGACTAGAACAATTTCTCATGTATTGCAATGTTTGTCTTTGCTATTAGGATTCTGGAAACATCCCAGAGGCCATTGCTTCTTACCGCACAGCCTTGAAACTCAAGCCTGATTTTCCTGATGCATACTGTAACTTGGCACATTGTTTGCAGGTTTGTATGGTTAATAGTGATTCCATTAATGAGATGATgtcagtatatttcattatttgattattttagaAACATTTTAATTAAGATATTTCCTGTCTTGTAGATTGTGTGCGATTGGACAGATTATGATGATCGGATGAAGAAGCTTGTGAGCATTGTTGCTGACCAGCTAGAAAAGAATCGCTTGCCATCAGTGCACCCTCATCACAGTATGTTATACCCGCTCTCTCACGGCTTCCGCAAGGCCATTGCTGAGCGCCATGGAAACCTTTGTCTGGACAAGGTACATGCTCTCTTCAAAGCAAGTCACTAAGTCGGGTACATTTAAATACTGAATTGAAGTCCACAGTGGAATCGGTTACTAAGTGTTTTCCAAACATTTGTTTATTCTACAGATCAATGCATTGCACAAACCTGCCTATGAGCATCCCAAAGATCTGAAGGCCAGTGGTGGACGTCTGCGTATTGGTTATGTCAGCTCAGACTTTGGCAACCATCCAACATCTCACTTGATGCAGTCCATACCTGGGATGCATAATCCTGAGAAATTTGAGGTGAGTTGTCTTATTGTAAATTACACTTTTAACTCAATACATTGTGCTAATCGAagtacatacaaaaataatttgtttgtgAGCTTTAATTTAAAGTTTGTTTGTCAAGGTGTTTTGTTACGCACTGAGCCCTGATGACAGTACCAACTTCAGAGTGAAAGTTGTGGCAGAGGCTCATAATTTCACagacctctcacaggtagtgatTGTTGGTCATTTCTAAACTCAAGTTACTTGTGACTAATCTGAAAAGTAAACCGCTTTGACTGGTACAAATATATACTTGTAGATTCCTTGCAATGGAAAGGCAGCTGATCGAATTCACCAGGACGGTGTCCACATTCTGGTTAACATGAATGGATATACCAAGGGAGCCAGAAATGAGCTGTTTGCGCTCCACCCTGCACCAATTCAGGTATGTTCAATGCATggatttttaataattcataGTGTTATCTTGGGATTAAGTCTATACTATTGAGGGGCTAAAAATAACATGTATTCTGCAACAGGCCATGTGGCTAGGTTACCCTGGAACCAGTGGTGCACCCTTCATGGACTACATCATCACCGACAAGGAGACATCACCTATTGAAGTAGTGGAGCAATATTCTGAGAAGGTTGCCTACATGccacatacatttttcattggAGATCACGCCAACATGTTTCCTCATCTCAAGGTTTGTTCTGCCTCAGACCATCATTGTGAGGTTTGCAGTTTATCTTCTAAAGTCGTGTAAAGAGATGCATCGAAACATTTTTTTACTCGCAGAAAAAGGCAGTGATTGATTTCAAATCAAATGGACACATCTTTGACAACCGCATTGTTCTCAACGGTATTGACCTGAAGGCCTTCTTGGACAGTCTGCCCGATGTTAAAGTGATTAAGGTACATCTTCCAACTAAACAGGTtgtttagtattagtattaagtACTTGATTGTGTGTAAACCATTGAAATTTTGGCTTAGTGGTAAAGTTGAAACTGTTCACTTGGCCAGATGAAATGTGACAACAATCAGGAACCAGCGACAGACACAAATGGAGCTTTGTCTATGCCGGTGATCCCCATGAATACGGCTGCTGAAGCAATCATCAATATGATCAACCAAGGCCAAATACAGGTCACCATCAACAGCTTCACTGTCAGCAATGGCCTTGCCACCACACAGGTATGTATGACAGGCCTTATCAGACGTGAATGTTCATAATGATTCCTCTTGTCTACCTTGATATGGTATGAATGCAATACGTTGTATTTACAAGTAAGATTTTCACCTCCATTTCAGATTAATAATAAAGCTGCCACTGGGGAGGAAGTGCCACGCACAATAGTCGTGACCACCCGCTCCCAGTATGGTCTTCCAGAGGACTCCATTGTTTACTGCAACTTCAACCAACTCTACAAGATCGATCCTCCAACTCTTCAGATGTGGGCCAATGTAAATCACATCTGCTTATACCTTTCAGTGCATGTTCATAATTACCGAGTTAGGttgtgtattttaaaaaaatgtttgtttctgcAGATCCTAAAACGTGTGCCCAACAGTGTATTGTGGCTTCTTCGGTTCCCCGCTGTGGGGGAGCCTAACATCCAGCAGTATGCTCAGAACATGGGTCTGCCAGGTTCTCGCATCATCTtctctccagtggcccccaaagaGGAACATGTTAGGAGGGGCCAGCTGGCTGATGTGTGCTTGGACACGCCTCTGTGCAATGGTCACACCACAGGCATGGATGTTCTCTGGGCTGGAACACCCATGGTCACGATGCCAGGTGAGGCTGCTCACTAATGATTCAGATTCAAACAGTTGCTTTGCAACCAAACATTGTTGTACATAGTGTAAAAAAATGAGATTAAttctaaatatttacatttttgtaaaggTGAAACCCTTGCCTCACGAGTGGCTGCTTCACAACTCAGCTGCCTTGGTTGCCCGGAACTTATTGCCCATACACGGCAGGACTATGAGGACATAGCAGTCAAGTTGGGCTCTGACATGGAATAGTATGAATACATTTGTTACTATTTATATCATTTTCttctatcatttttttttcaattctttcTCTAAATTGTGTTTACTTCTTGCAGCCTGAAGATGATCAGGGCACGTGTTTGGAAGCAGCGCATCAGCAGCCCTCTCTTCAACACCAAACAGTACACCATAGACCTGGAAAGACTGTATCTGCAGATGTGGGAGCACCATAGCAACGGCAACAAGCCGGAACATCTGTTCAAAGTCCACACGGTAGATGGTAGCGACAACGCCTGAACTGTTAAGCCCTCCATTTCCTCGTAATTATTCACAATACCACCACCAATATAATCCTTCCCACCGTCATTTTtcaaagcataaaaatgcaagcTTGAATGGTTTACTTGCAGCACCCTTCCAGTGAAATACATGTTTCACATGCTCTTTTAATTGGGACCCAAGGATCAAGAACACAAATACCCACCTTAGTCCCCATCATAACGTTTTATCCCTTTGTTGTTGTGTATCCTGAGTGATCTTGGAAGGCATGACAGACTTGAGTGCCCATGATAAACTACTTGGATTGATGGTCCTCACCCCCACCCGCTTTTCATGTGTTGTGTGCACAGGACTAATTCCAGTACGTGGACAAATTGCCCCAACCCTTATAGTTGTTCTATTTATAATTGGTTAAAggatattatttgttgtttttgtatgacAGTTTTGCGCCATGGAAATTTTAAGTCTTACTTAAATTCAGTTTGAACCTGTAATTTTAACACGGATTGCAACTGCACTCTAATTTCTCCCAAGATGTTATTTAAGTGTAAGGAGTGAATGGGAACTTTTTTTTGAGAGAAATACGACTTCCTCTTCTCAGAAAATGACTAATTTAGTTGTCCTATTTGATGTTACACTGTTTACTGACAGTAATGTTCATTTTGGATACATCTTGGAACAGAATAGCGGAAAAAAATGATCAATCTTGTTTTAAATCACAGAAGGAACGGCCTAGGTAAGTATTTTCTCAAcagtttttgttattgtatAGTGTTGCGTTTATGCTGTCAGTTATGCTTTGCTCTGAATATGGGGGGAAAAATAAAGATGGCAATTTGCgaagtctttttttatttttatgtggcATACACTGCTCAGGACTGATGAAATAAATGTGAACTGGAATTACTAAAgtttggaggggaaaaaaaaagaatctgctCATATCAAACAATTACATGGCTATGGACTCGTATTACTTCTCCTGGGACGAGCTTggtcaaaacacaaaaaaacggcCAACTGCTCAATACTTTTACCCACTTAAAATTTGGTTATAAACAGACCATATTGGAATTATAGTCTAAAAAAGCATGTTTCAGCGACACACTATGCCATAATAAACGTGTACTTTTTAAGTACATGGTTaatgtgtattgtttttttaattaaaatggcGCCAATTAATTCACATGCAGAGCTGAGTTGACGCtgtgctcacttcctgttggggGCAGGACCTGTATGCGGAACCACGTGACCTATTAATGAGCTGGAATTTGTCGCGTCACAAAAAGGCCTGCTCCTATTGGTCCATTAAATATGACGATAGCGGGTGCAAGATTTGAACCTTCTGTGCGGAACTGAAGTATTCTGCCTCGTCGTCGTCCCTTTTTAAAGCGACCGAGGAACACCCAGCTGTCAAGTAATTTATTAAGTgtattatttaatcattttgtgTCGTACTCGAACTTGAAGCTCCTACTAATCTAGCTAACCGTCCTTCGATAAGCATTGCTAGTTTTGACGCTAGCTAGGTCGTCAGAGTTAGCTTTCTCGTGTTGACACCTTCAATTATTTTCTAACTAGACTTCTTTGGAGGTATTTAAGTATTTTctgaaataattaataataacttttaaCGTTCTGtgaaatttagcaaaaaaataaataacatgaatGATGAAAACCGCAAGTTATTTGAACGAGTTTCCAAGAAGATGGGGTGGATTGGGGAGAATGGACTGGACATTGCAGAGAAGAAGGTTTGTTATATttcaacatgaataaaaattcacaatttttcatattaattaattcctTGTTGTAGCTGATAAATGAAATTGGAAAGAAGCGCCATGGTGCCACGAGTGCTGATCCTTTTGCGGATCGATCAGTGTCTCCTATCAATTTTCTCTCCGAGGACGAAGTCGACTCTGACAAAGAGAACCAGGTCAACACCTACAGAAACAAGGCTTTGACAGAATCCAGCGATGATGAATTTGACCAATGTGAGagaacttccttatgcatgatGTGTTGCATTGTGTGCCATAAACGCTGTTTTATGCATTAAACTTGTTCACTATTTAGTTCTTGTGAGCCAGGCTACCCCAAAAACCAAACCTTCCTCAAAGAAACCTTGCAGCTCTGTGAAGACAGACTGGTAGGATaccacattatttattttttttattttaattttgcttAGCAGTTGCATGAATCATTACCAATATGTGAAAATCACCCTGCTCTTTCTTTACAGTTCAAATGTTTGTACCATCAGTTCGGATGATGACAGTTTTGAAAAATGTGAGTTGCTGCTGAAGTGGAATCCGCTCATTAATTTGTTAGATCCAATGCAatagtttttttgtgtatgcatcttctttctctttcggcttttttcccttcaggggtctccACAGCAAAtcgatctcctccatccaatcctgtcttctgcatatgtctctctcacaccaactaccctcatgtcctccttcgctacatccataaacctcctattTGACCTTCCTTTACGCCTCCTACCTGAACGCAGCAtccatgtcccaaccatctcagtctggcctctctgactttatctccaaggcctctaacatgtaatgtccctctgatgtactcgttcatgatcctatccatcctggtcactcccaatgtgaagcATCTCTGCTACTTCGAgttgtgcttcctgtcttttcctcagtggcactgtctctgggCCAAACAACATTGCTGATCTCACTACAGTTTTGTAAACCGTTCCTTTttaattttagctgaaactcacacatcacgcctgacacttttctccaacCGTTCCATCCTTCCTGAACAcgtttcttcacctccttttcacaatctccattgttctgaattgttgaccccaagtacagtaaacctcggatatatcggactcggatatatcggaaattcgctcacaacggacagataaagaactgatttttctgtaatgcatttccaataaaaattcattgcatatatcggattttttataacggatttcgcctatttcggacaaaatctccagtcccgttccaatgcatttccattaaatttccctcgcatatatcggatggccgcatcgttggccgctatacgacgtcatttgcagcgtttgcagcgttgcctgcgcatccaggtacattggaaacatagtcaaggaagtgcctttttatcacggataaaatccgatttacgcatataccggatataaagccgatatatgcgtaaaacggacattttccggtatacgcatataacggatttcgcttatatcggacaaaaccagtgggaacaattgaatccgatatatctgaggtttactgtactttaaaaTTCACCACCATCtttatctcttctccctgtaacctcactcctcctctcattcacacacatactcaGTCTTGTTGCGGCTATTCGTCATTCTTTTGGGCATGTAACCATATTTCTGCTCACAAATGCTGACTACTGCCCTTAGTCTAGCTTCAACTACTCTTTCCCATAATTTCATTGTAATGGCTCATAAGTGTAAAATGGGCACCAACGCACTTCTCAATTGCTGAGGCATCTTATGATTCATCTCTCTGTACTCCTGTCTACTCTCACTCCCACTTcttcttagctaacctttttCGCTGTATACACTACTGTATCTCCTCATTCCATACCACCAAGTCTCTTTGTCTGCTTAAATGCATGAATACCATAAAAGTAtgtgtagtacagtaaacctcggatatatcggattcaattgttcccactggttttgtccgatataagtgaaatccgttatatgcgtataccggaaaatgtccgttttacgcatatatcggatttatatccggtatatgcgtaaatcggattttatccgttataaaaaggcacttccttgactatgtttccaatgtacctggacgcgcaggcaatgctgcaaacgctgcaaatgacgtcgtatagcggcgtgtcacgattcggcgaatcggagcgccacgatgcggccatccgatatatgcgagggaaatttaatggaaatgcattggaacgggactggagattttgtccgaaataggcgaaatccgttataaaaaatccaatatatgcaatgaatttttattggaaatgcattacagaaaaattgattcttttttatctgtccgttgtgagcgaatttccgatatatccgagtccgatatatccgaggtttactgtataatgtaaTGCTGTTTGTTGCACACCTCTTCAAGTTTTATCCACAATAATAAGATTAGTCAAAACCTGTTAATGcaactcttgtattggatcgTGCAGGAGTATACCTGTTGTTAAATGAATTGTGTGACATTAAGCTAATCTTTCTGTGCATATTAAGTCTTGCAACAGGTAAAAACTCCAACCGCCAAGTCGAGGAAAGCTGCGGAGAGTACAAGCGAGGACGGGTAATTCTTTATTTTGCCATCTATTgctgaaatagttttttttcacaGTCCTTTTCTATTTGTGTGTATCTAAAAAGCCTTAAAGATTTCATTGTGGGTGATGATTCATCAGATGATGACTTCATAGTGACCAAATCATCCTCTAAAGGTGGTATTAGCAATTGAattatcaattactttttttatatcatatgcaaatatttatttatttacattttctacaGGATCTAAGAAGTGTACTCCAGCCACACATCATACATTCAAGAAACCTCTGTCACTGTCTCAGTGTGCCTCTCCAGTCTTCGTTAACGTCAgtgacgacgacgatgatgatgacaacaTTGTCATCAGGAGCACGTGGACGACTCGCcacacaaaaccaaacaaaaacaaccccgCGATTAACATCGAAAAGGACACTCAACAATCCCCATATTTTCTTCCTGTACCCTCCTCCGTCTTTCCTGGCCATTACCGCCATCCCGCAGCAATTCCCAAGCGTACACTCTCTGCTCCTTCCAAGCTGGATGACTCATCCAGTTCGGAAGAGGAGTACACATCATTATTGGAGAGACTTAAAAAGAAGCACACATTCACTGGCTCGTCATGTTCACCTCAGACCAACAAAGGTGCGCCTGCATATATTCGCTGTTTAGTTACTTAGCTGTTGAAGTTATTATAATGAGACATGGTTGTCAGAAATGAAGGTAAAATTTGTGATAAAGTTCTTTttaattagctttttttccccaagtggACCCacaatgttttaaataattctATATTATTAATTCTGGATGAATGATACATGTATAGAAACACTGAGATGAAAATGGCTGTTTGTTCTTGAATCCAGAATGCAGTACGGACCCGCCTGTGTGTGTTCCACCTGTAAAGGTGCCAGCTAAGCCCAGGATCAACGTATCATTTGACAAACCTCTGGATGCAAAGACTCCtgtgaaaaaaatcatgaagCCGATCGTGAGTCAAACAGAGCCCAGGCATGGTCCCATCAGCAggtgcaccttttttttttgcccccatcTACATTGCTGAAGCAAGGCTTCTCCGTGTCTTTGTTTATGCTTCAACTTACTCTTTTCTCATGCAGGCAAACATCATGCAAAACCCCAGGTTGCTTCTTGGAGTCCCTGTCAAACCCGGGCTCCAGCTATTGTCGTCATTTTAAGCAAAAGAAGGAAGAACTCACCACCAAACTCTACACAATGTACAACAGTAGTGTATTTGATAATAAGGTAACATAACGTTTcattcaaaaacaaacatatgtaaatgtacaacaatTAAGAATCATGTTTCCCTATGTAGCTCCCACTCAATATGTCTGTGACTTGGAATAAGAAGATGCGAAAAACTGCTGGCTACTGCATCACTGGGCAGGAGCGAAAAACGGGGAACCGATATGCTCGCATAGAACTCTCTGAGAAAGTCTGTGATTCTGCAGGTAAGTCTTTACGAACATACTCTTTTTAAGCAGAAAACTGTCACAGATACAGTAGTATGAAAAAGTTTCGGCACCCCCTggtaatttttacattttcctttTTATAAACCACTGGTTGTTTGTATTAGCAATGCCacttaaatatatcataaagcatacaaacacactaatggatgagaagtgaaatgaagtttataggatttacagaaagtgtgcaataattatctAAACAAAAGTGGGCAGGTGTATAAATTTGGGCACCATAACAAAAAATTACTTTATAGCTAACTAACTTCGCGATTCAATATTGATAAATGGAATagttttgtagttggagcatggAGGACCACATTGCGCAACACTAATGCGCAGGCTACGGCAAGACAGCAGGGACACTAGACCGCCACCGCTCATAGcatatagcaagctaccgagctaacttaGCCTCCAAATGTATTTCTTAGAAACGTAAGAAAATGATTAATTCATGAacaaggacaaagtaagaagccaaaaacgtacgaTTTAAATGTGGAATTCGAGAACACCCTGCCAGGCGTGTAATTTTCACGGAGGACAGGGTGGGTCATGTCCCTCGCAATAATCAGATTCAGCCAACATAATCCCCCGAATGTATTAACATCATTcagaattaataaaaatgttgcattAACATATTGTTAATTTCTTTATGTATATAATTTACCAGCAAAACAAGCATGTTTAATCATCTGGTAAAATTAACTCCACCCCCCGGCGGATTACTTGGTATTACCCAACTTGGTATTTCTTAATGTTCACTATTTGCACACTTTTAATTCACTCATTTTTAATCTGGCTAGTACCATTTCAACATTAACAAATTCTTTTTGATCAGATTCAATAATGTGATTGCCGAAGAGGTAACCAAAAAGAAGGAAATGACCAAGGAGGCACAGGCCATGACAGAGACAGGTGACCAGAGAAGGAAACAAGGAGCACAGACgaggagagagacagagacagagagaaggGGGGCAGTGGAGGTGCAGCAATCAAATGATTAATCCaaagttttctattttttccatagatggttgacacacacacacaaaatcaagTGGAAACTACCACAATCTTGCTACCTAGTGCTAAAACACACTAGGAATGTACCATGACCAGTTTAGTACACAGCTGCAACAGTGCCAAGTAAATCGCAGTAAAAGTACGGTCGTGTATTTCTAATACAGACACGCCGATTTTTTAAGTAAATGACTCAATAAATAAAGAGGCAAAGTGATAGACCCAAAGTTAGATCATGCCATGGCAGACATGTAATGTCTCGtcaatggaacattactgacacctagtggccagaatactacattgtgcatgtatatatttttcctttGGCCTTTTTCATGCACAGAAAAACCTTCTGTAGACTTGGTTTAGgtgtgggtgagactgggccgcatcaggttttccaaaaaagaaaaacacaacaaaaaaacaaaaaaaataaaaaaaacttcgctttggttccaattttctacaggaaaagctctgataaaacattccactgttctcaaatatcttactttttatttttctacacaaaataagatgaaaaataaataaacaaatcaagaataaagaaaatccatcaatcagtaataaataaatataataataataataataataataataataaaacagcaaataataaaaacctaagaaaccacatatagttggtgggtagacaaattatttttttcagattaaaatgaacaaagcattattagagccctgtagacatgacaaaacacgactatagtcacatttatactctttttatttacaacatattgcgcaactgcagggtcttgagacacatgctaactcgcaaactagagagctagcgacctaaacggtatagccttcaagttatttcctttcaacttaaatagccaaaaact from Doryrhamphus excisus isolate RoL2022-K1 chromosome 23, RoL_Dexc_1.0, whole genome shotgun sequence carries:
- the gcna gene encoding germ cell nuclear acidic protein, which encodes MNDENRKLFERVSKKMGWIGENGLDIAEKKLINEIGKKRHGATSADPFADRSVSPINFLSEDEVDSDKENQVNTYRNKALTESSDDEFDQFLVSQATPKTKPSSKKPCSSVKTDCSNVCTISSDDDSFEKFLQQVKTPTAKSRKAAESTSEDGLKDFIVGDDSSDDDFIVTKSSSKGSKKCTPATHHTFKKPLSLSQCASPVFVNVSDDDDDDDNIVIRSTWTTRHTKPNKNNPAINIEKDTQQSPYFLPVPSSVFPGHYRHPAAIPKRTLSAPSKLDDSSSSEEEYTSLLERLKKKHTFTGSSCSPQTNKECSTDPPVCVPPVKVPAKPRINVSFDKPLDAKTPVKKIMKPIVSQTEPRHGPISRQTSCKTPGCFLESLSNPGSSYCRHFKQKKEELTTKLYTMYNSSVFDNKLPLNMSVTWNKKMRKTAGYCITGQERKTGNRYARIELSEKVCDSADRLRDTLIHEMCHAATWLINGVRDGHGNFWKLYARKSTLVHPELPMVTRCHSYDITYKFKYQCTRCQNTIGRHSKSLDTQRFVCALCTGQLVLLTPSKPRAATPFASFVKENYRTVRQELVGQSHAEVMRKLSADFATKNKISES
- the ogt.1 gene encoding UDP-N-acetylglucosamine--peptide N-acetylglucosaminyltransferase 110 kDa subunit isoform X2 — encoded protein: MASPVGTVADSTGLAELAHREYQSGDFEAAERHCMQLWRQEPDNTGVLLLLSSIHFQCRRLDRSAHFSTLAIKQNPMLAEAYSNLGNVYKERGQLQEAIEHYRHALRLKPDFIDGYINLAAALVAAGDMEGAVQAYVSALQYNPDLYCVRSDLGNLLKALGRLEEAKACYLKAIETQPNFAVAWSNLGCVFNAQGEIWLAIHHFEKAVTLDPNFLDAYINLGNVLKEARIFDRAVAGYLRALSLSPNHAVVHGNLACVYYEQGLIDLAIDTYRRAIELQPHFPDAYCNLANALKEKGNVSEAEECYNTALRLCPTHADSLNNLANIKREQGNIEEAVQLYRKALEVFPEFAAAHSNLASVLQQQGKLQEALMHYKEAIRISPTFADAYSNMGNTLKEMQDVQGALQCYTRAIQINPAFADAHSNLASIHKDSGNIPEAIASYRTALKLKPDFPDAYCNLAHCLQIVCDWTDYDDRMKKLVSIVADQLEKNRLPSVHPHHSMLYPLSHGFRKAIAERHGNLCLDKINALHKPAYEHPKDLKASGGRLRIGYVSSDFGNHPTSHLMQSIPGMHNPEKFEVFCYALSPDDSTNFRVKVVAEAHNFTDLSQIPCNGKAADRIHQDGVHILVNMNGYTKGARNELFALHPAPIQAMWLGYPGTSGAPFMDYIITDKETSPIEVVEQYSEKVAYMPHTFFIGDHANMFPHLKKKAVIDFKSNGHIFDNRIVLNGIDLKAFLDSLPDVKVIKMKCDNNQEPATDTNGALSMPVIPMNTAAEAIINMINQGQIQVTINSFTVSNGLATTQINNKAATGEEVPRTIVVTTRSQYGLPEDSIVYCNFNQLYKIDPPTLQMWANILKRVPNSVLWLLRFPAVGEPNIQQYAQNMGLPGSRIIFSPVAPKEEHVRRGQLADVCLDTPLCNGHTTGMDVLWAGTPMVTMPGETLASRVAASQLSCLGCPELIAHTRQDYEDIAVKLGSDMEYLKMIRARVWKQRISSPLFNTKQYTIDLERLYLQMWEHHSNGNKPEHLFKVHTVDGSDNA
- the ogt.1 gene encoding UDP-N-acetylglucosamine--peptide N-acetylglucosaminyltransferase 110 kDa subunit isoform X1, which encodes MASPVGTVADSTEPTKRMLSFQGLAELAHREYQSGDFEAAERHCMQLWRQEPDNTGVLLLLSSIHFQCRRLDRSAHFSTLAIKQNPMLAEAYSNLGNVYKERGQLQEAIEHYRHALRLKPDFIDGYINLAAALVAAGDMEGAVQAYVSALQYNPDLYCVRSDLGNLLKALGRLEEAKACYLKAIETQPNFAVAWSNLGCVFNAQGEIWLAIHHFEKAVTLDPNFLDAYINLGNVLKEARIFDRAVAGYLRALSLSPNHAVVHGNLACVYYEQGLIDLAIDTYRRAIELQPHFPDAYCNLANALKEKGNVSEAEECYNTALRLCPTHADSLNNLANIKREQGNIEEAVQLYRKALEVFPEFAAAHSNLASVLQQQGKLQEALMHYKEAIRISPTFADAYSNMGNTLKEMQDVQGALQCYTRAIQINPAFADAHSNLASIHKDSGNIPEAIASYRTALKLKPDFPDAYCNLAHCLQIVCDWTDYDDRMKKLVSIVADQLEKNRLPSVHPHHSMLYPLSHGFRKAIAERHGNLCLDKINALHKPAYEHPKDLKASGGRLRIGYVSSDFGNHPTSHLMQSIPGMHNPEKFEVFCYALSPDDSTNFRVKVVAEAHNFTDLSQIPCNGKAADRIHQDGVHILVNMNGYTKGARNELFALHPAPIQAMWLGYPGTSGAPFMDYIITDKETSPIEVVEQYSEKVAYMPHTFFIGDHANMFPHLKKKAVIDFKSNGHIFDNRIVLNGIDLKAFLDSLPDVKVIKMKCDNNQEPATDTNGALSMPVIPMNTAAEAIINMINQGQIQVTINSFTVSNGLATTQINNKAATGEEVPRTIVVTTRSQYGLPEDSIVYCNFNQLYKIDPPTLQMWANILKRVPNSVLWLLRFPAVGEPNIQQYAQNMGLPGSRIIFSPVAPKEEHVRRGQLADVCLDTPLCNGHTTGMDVLWAGTPMVTMPGETLASRVAASQLSCLGCPELIAHTRQDYEDIAVKLGSDMEYLKMIRARVWKQRISSPLFNTKQYTIDLERLYLQMWEHHSNGNKPEHLFKVHTVDGSDNA